A genomic stretch from Anoplopoma fimbria isolate UVic2021 breed Golden Eagle Sablefish chromosome 8, Afim_UVic_2022, whole genome shotgun sequence includes:
- the LOC129095110 gene encoding interferon-induced protein with tetratricopeptide repeats 1-like: protein MMSAATSQTTLVSKLEALQCHFTWGLDPSKTKLLCLRDKLVDIGTEEGNSWLGSIYNLRGFIQYQLGANEDAQSFFNKAAEVFRQMRKADDGPWLVVNYGNLAWLHHHLGDQAESEVYLSKVDALMKKYPAPSQDELHAEIYAEKAWTLMNFSTDKELVADYFQKAIRMQPDMVEWNTTHVIVLVSTFKHSDTGLEADILEKVRAAKEQDPENLYLAAFYLDQRAKKGEEVKDEARELAGKIMRNPVSSYSGMRTILRVYRNYVSIDEAIDLAEQALKKHPDVRYLKRCVAVCLKWKIIIFSDNRPKQSTVDRAISLHKEVISLYPHSSFVKKIDLANMYAKSNHSQAKAQQMYQELLKSDLEPIEKQLLYNNYARYSNFDLKDRNKSVQYHMKAVAIPLKSFCRGNSIKVLEKIKSRGRDRMSREIEVFLENLQEP from the exons ATGATGAG TGCTGCTACGAGTCAAACAACACTGGTGTCAAAACTGGAAGCCCTGCAGTGCCACTTCACCTGGGGTCTTGACCCCAGCAAGACCAAACTCTTATGTCTCAGGGACAAGCTGGTGGACATCGGCACGGAGGAGGGTAACAGCTGGCTGGGTTCCATTTACAACCTGCGGGGCTTCATTCAGTACCAGCTCGGGGCCAATGAAGACGCCCAGAGTTTCTTCAACAAGGCTGCAGAGGTCTTCCGCCAGATGAGAAAAGCAGATGACGGTCCCTGGCTAGTGGTGAACTACGGGAACCTGGCTTGGCTGCACCACCACCTGGGAGACCAAGCAGAGAGCGAGGTTTACCTGTCAAAGGTCGACGCCCTGATGAAGAAATACCCGGCTCCATCTCAGGATGAGCTCCATGCAGAGATCTATGCTGAAAAAGCCTGGACCCTGATGAACTTCAGCACAGACAAAGAGCTGGTTGCAGATTACTTCCAGAAAGCCATCAGGATGCAGCCGGACATGGTGGAGTGGAACACCACTCACGTCATAGTGTTAGTGAGTACTTTTAAGCACAGCGACACAGGGCTGGAGGCCGACATCTTGGAGAAAGTGAGAGCTGCCAAGGAACAGGATCCTGAGAACTTGTACCTCGCTGCTTTCTACCTTGATCAACGtgcaaagaaaggagaagaagttAAGGATGAAGCACGTGAATTAGCCGGGAAGATTATGAGAAATCCCGTCAGCAGCTACAGTGGTATGAGAACAATACTAAGGGTTTACAGAAACTATGTTTCTATTGATGAGGCCATTGATTTGGCAGAGCAGGCTCTGAAAAAACATCCAGATGTGCGTTATCTGAAGAGATGTGTTGCAGTCTGTCtcaaatggaaaataattattttcagcGACAATCGCCCAAAGCAAAGCACTGTTGACAGAGCTATCAGTCTCCACAAGGAGGTGATTTCTCTTTACCCTCATTCttcatttgtaaagaaaatagaCCTCGCAAATATGTACGCAAAGTCCAATCACAGCCAGGCTAAAGCTCAGCAGATGTACCAGGAACTGCTAAAAAGTGATCTGGAACCTATAGAGAAACAGCTGCTGTACAACAACTACGCAAGATATTCAAACTTTGATCTAAAGGATCGCAACAAGTCAGTACAATATCACATGAAGGCGGTAGCGATACCGCTAAAATCCTTCTGTCGTGGGAACAGCATCAAAGTTCTGGAGAAGATTAAAAGTAGAGGCAGGGACCGAATGTCTAGAGAAATAGAGGTGTTTCTGGAAAACCTTCAAGAGCCATAG